A single Blattabacterium sp. (Mastotermes darwiniensis) str. MADAR DNA region contains:
- a CDS encoding CTP synthase, which translates to MKKKYVFVTGGVTSSLGKGIISASLGMLLKSRGYKITIQKLDPYFNIDPGTLNPYEHGECFVTNDGAETDLDLGHYERFLDQTTTKDNNITSGLIYKTVIDNERKGYYLGKTVQVIPHITNEIKKRILGKSNPYDIVITEIGGTVGDIEILPYIESVRQLKWELGENNGLVIHLTLLPYISVTGEIKTKPTQHSVRNLMENGIQADILVCRTEKHISKNIRNKLALFCNVKPEHVIESIDTRIIYDIPCLLHRQNFDKVVLNHFNLSTIVSPNLKKWKNFIRKYKNPKYEIKIALVGKYVSLHDSYKSIIEALIHAGTKNEIHVRIKWIHSGAINDKNMEEYFNDISGILIAPGFGNRGIEGKILSAKYAREKNIPFLGICLGMQIAVIEFAKNVLKIQEAESNETNPYASYPVISLMKEQKNIIQKGGTMRLGNCKCSLMEGSKIFSIYGEKKEIFERHRHRYEFNNIYLEDFSNAGMKPVGINPETGLVEAMELDNHVFFLGVQFHPEYKSTVITPHPLFTYFVQISKNYKSFDYQKQNTPYV; encoded by the coding sequence ATGAAGAAAAAATATGTTTTTGTTACAGGAGGGGTTACTTCCTCATTGGGTAAAGGAATTATTTCTGCTTCATTAGGAATGTTATTAAAGAGTAGAGGTTATAAAATTACAATCCAAAAATTGGATCCTTATTTTAATATCGATCCAGGAACTTTAAATCCTTATGAACACGGAGAATGTTTTGTAACAAATGATGGAGCTGAAACAGATTTAGATTTAGGGCACTATGAACGTTTTTTGGATCAAACTACTACCAAAGATAATAATATTACTTCTGGTCTTATATATAAAACAGTTATTGATAATGAACGGAAAGGATATTATTTGGGAAAAACGGTTCAAGTGATTCCTCATATTACCAATGAGATAAAAAAACGAATATTAGGAAAATCCAATCCATATGATATAGTTATTACTGAAATAGGAGGAACTGTTGGAGATATAGAGATTCTTCCTTATATTGAATCTGTACGTCAATTGAAATGGGAATTAGGAGAAAATAATGGATTGGTTATTCATTTAACCTTGTTACCCTATATATCAGTTACTGGAGAAATAAAAACTAAACCTACCCAACATTCTGTTCGTAATTTAATGGAAAATGGAATACAAGCAGATATTCTAGTTTGTAGAACAGAAAAACATATATCCAAAAATATTCGAAATAAGTTAGCTTTGTTTTGCAATGTAAAACCAGAGCATGTCATTGAATCTATTGATACAAGAATTATATACGATATCCCATGTTTATTGCATAGACAAAACTTTGATAAAGTAGTTTTAAATCATTTTAATTTATCCACTATTGTTTCTCCAAATTTGAAAAAATGGAAAAATTTTATAAGGAAATATAAAAATCCTAAATATGAAATCAAGATAGCATTGGTTGGAAAATATGTTTCTTTACATGATTCTTACAAATCCATTATTGAAGCATTAATTCATGCAGGAACAAAAAATGAGATTCATGTTCGTATAAAGTGGATTCATTCTGGGGCGATCAATGATAAAAATATGGAAGAATATTTTAATGATATTTCTGGAATTTTGATTGCTCCTGGATTTGGAAATAGAGGGATAGAAGGAAAAATACTTTCAGCAAAATATGCGAGAGAAAAAAATATTCCTTTTTTAGGGATATGTTTAGGAATGCAAATAGCAGTAATAGAATTTGCTAAAAATGTATTAAAGATTCAAGAAGCGGAAAGTAATGAAACTAATCCATATGCTTCTTATCCAGTTATTAGTCTAATGAAAGAGCAAAAAAATATTATTCAAAAAGGTGGGACTATGCGTTTAGGAAATTGTAAATGTTCTTTAATGGAAGGATCTAAAATTTTTTCTATTTACGGAGAAAAAAAGGAAATATTTGAAAGGCATCGTCATAGATATGAATTTAACAATATTTATTTAGAAGATTTTTCTAATGCTGGAATGAAACCTGTAGGAATAAATCCTGAGACGGGTTTAGTAGAAGCTATGGAGTTAGATAATCACGTTTTTTTCTTAGGGGTTCAATTTCATCCTGAATATAAGAGTACAGTTATTACTCCTCATCCATTATTTACTTATTTTGTACAAATTTCTAAAAATTACAAATCATTTGATTATCAAAAACAGAATACTCCTTATGTATGA
- a CDS encoding YidC/Oxa1 family insertase periplasmic-domain containing protein: MKDKNLDYQSTIGLFLILVILTIFTYFNVSRKKFSSEKFLEKRIFMGKKFSFPKKKINDYLLENKVLKLKISNLGGIIDEVLLKKYKAYNPVHSLHSQNLYLIKDSSFSYKMIFYKNNKKIIDTSLLYFSPFFFKKKGGNIILIMRAKNPYGKGFIEYIYTIGEKNQYDIVFFVRTIDFLPHTIDPIVSINLEQKIFSLEKDKNWENSYTKVYYSYKKNKDSKIKCLSEKYSEERNISDLNWIAHKQQFFASVFMVEKSLKNVFIRSENFYSENFLKKIKSKFFLRKRKKENFNIFFRFYFGPLDFYSLKKYEKKIENIIPFGWGFLKWINKYFFLIIFQFLEKTNLNYGIIIILMTIVVKLILSPITYRQYKLSAMMKLIRPEIDELNKRFINSDPLKKQKAMMELYRKVGINPMSGCLTSLFQIPIFYSLFKFFPTLINLRGKSFLWVKDLTSYDSIFELPFTIPFYGNHISLLTLLYSSALLIYTKLSNERDYSNQNGGIDMHFLLYLMPLIMLFFINSYASGLSLYYFTSNIINIGLIFFIKKFMLDEHKIHQKIQDNRNKSKKKTRNYWNCRIQEIIKKTRKN, from the coding sequence ATGAAGGATAAAAATTTGGATTATCAATCCACTATTGGTTTATTTCTTATATTGGTTATACTAACAATTTTTACATATTTCAATGTATCTAGAAAAAAATTTTCATCAGAAAAATTTCTTGAAAAAAGAATTTTCATGGGAAAAAAATTTTCTTTTCCAAAAAAGAAAATAAATGATTATTTATTAGAAAATAAAGTTTTAAAACTTAAAATTTCTAATTTAGGAGGAATTATTGATGAAGTACTTTTAAAAAAGTATAAGGCTTATAATCCAGTTCATTCTTTACATAGTCAAAATCTTTATTTAATAAAAGATTCTAGTTTTTCATATAAAATGATTTTTTATAAAAACAATAAGAAAATCATCGATACAAGCCTTTTATATTTTTCTCCTTTTTTCTTTAAAAAAAAAGGAGGAAATATAATTCTTATAATGAGAGCAAAAAATCCTTACGGAAAAGGTTTTATAGAATATATATATACTATAGGGGAAAAAAATCAGTATGATATTGTATTTTTTGTACGAACAATAGATTTTCTCCCTCACACAATTGATCCAATAGTTTCAATTAATTTGGAACAAAAAATTTTTTCTTTAGAAAAGGATAAAAATTGGGAAAATTCTTACACTAAGGTATATTATTCCTATAAGAAAAATAAGGATTCAAAGATTAAATGTTTATCCGAAAAATATTCAGAAGAAAGGAATATATCCGATTTAAATTGGATAGCTCACAAACAACAATTTTTTGCCTCTGTTTTTATGGTAGAAAAATCATTGAAAAATGTTTTTATTCGTTCTGAAAATTTTTATTCAGAAAATTTTTTAAAAAAAATTAAATCTAAATTTTTTTTAAGAAAAAGAAAAAAAGAAAATTTCAATATTTTTTTTAGATTTTATTTTGGCCCATTGGATTTTTATTCATTAAAAAAATATGAAAAAAAGATTGAAAATATTATTCCATTTGGTTGGGGTTTTTTAAAATGGATTAACAAATATTTTTTTTTAATCATTTTTCAATTTTTGGAAAAAACAAATTTGAATTATGGAATTATTATTATTTTAATGACTATTGTTGTCAAATTAATACTATCTCCAATTACTTATAGACAATACAAGTTAAGTGCTATGATGAAGTTAATTCGTCCAGAAATTGATGAGTTAAATAAAAGATTTATAAATTCAGATCCATTAAAAAAACAAAAAGCTATGATGGAATTATATCGTAAAGTAGGAATTAATCCAATGTCTGGATGTCTGACTAGCCTATTTCAAATACCTATTTTTTATTCATTATTTAAATTTTTTCCTACTCTAATCAATCTTAGAGGAAAATCTTTTTTGTGGGTGAAAGATTTAACTTCATATGATTCTATTTTTGAATTACCATTTACTATTCCATTTTATGGAAATCATATAAGTTTACTTACTTTATTGTACTCATCAGCTCTTTTAATTTATACAAAATTAAGTAATGAAAGAGATTATTCCAATCAAAATGGAGGAATAGATATGCATTTTCTCTTATATTTGATGCCTCTAATAATGTTATTTTTCATAAATAGTTATGCTTCTGGACTTTCTCTTTATTATTTCACATCTAATATTATTAATATAGGTTTGATTTTCTTTATAAAAAAATTTATGTTGGACGAACATAAAATTCATCAAAAAATTCAGGATAATAGAAATAAAAGTAAAAAAAAAACACGTAATTACTGGAATTGTAGAATTCAAGAAAT